The stretch of DNA TTAAAAATTACCCAAATTTATCTTCAAAAACATGTCACTTTTCAACATAATGGCATGTTTTATGTAATATCTGCAGGTAAGAAAATTAAATTCCATCTTGTGATTTTTTTTATTTCTGATATGCTTAGTCTCTTTTGCAATACGACCCAATAATATCATCGAATTCTAAAGATATGGGATCTAAAAATGCAGAACGAAGGGGTTCCTTTGAAATAACAAAGAGATTAGAATGTTGTTTTCAGTAGTGAAAGCAAAACCTAGCATAAGTATTAACGGTTTTCAGCAATGCATTCACGTTTTTAGATCGGGTTGCATTTCAACGTAAAACACAAAAGAAATATACTGAAACAACCGTAGATTAACTTGTAGGGTTACAAAGTGTCCATAGTCGGCAGCTTATTCGACACGATATTTGAGATTGTTACCAATTTTATAGATACTATTGGATATGCAGGAATATTTTTAGCAATGTTTATTGAGGGCATTCTGACACCGATACCCAGTGAAATTATAATGCCGTTTGCTGGCTACCTTGCAGAAAATGGCCGCTTTAATTTAGTTCTGGTAATATTTGTAGCGTCAGTCGGAGCTACACTCGGTGCTATAGTAGCATACCATCTCGCAAAATGGCTGGGAAGGGCTGTGATACTAAAATACGGAAAGTACATCGGATTAAATGAAGGATCATTAAACAAAGCAAATGCATGGTTTGAAAAGTATGGATCATATGGAGTCTTAATAGGCCATGCACTGCCTGGCATTCGTTCTATAATCTCGTTTCCTGCAGGCCTTGCAGATATGGATTTAAAGAAGTTTACAATTTTTACATTCATCGGGGCTGCAATATGGAATACTGTATTAG from Candidatus Methanomassiliicoccus intestinalis Issoire-Mx1 encodes:
- a CDS encoding DedA family protein — its product is MSIVGSLFDTIFEIVTNFIDTIGYAGIFLAMFIEGILTPIPSEIIMPFAGYLAENGRFNLVLVIFVASVGATLGAIVAYHLAKWLGRAVILKYGKYIGLNEGSLNKANAWFEKYGSYGVLIGHALPGIRSIISFPAGLADMDLKKFTIFTFIGAAIWNTVLGSAGYVLGENYGQIEELFEAAHIDIIILSILVIALATYFIYKHYKKVKNNITDE